ACCGTGAGGGTAACCGTCTGGCCCTGTTGGTACGTGATCGTGCCCGTCACTCTTACGAATGAGCTTCGAGTTGCGCCGCTTTGTGGCGACGTGATTTGGATGGCCACCGCCGGCGGCGGCTCTCGATTAACCACCACTTCATACGACACGAAGTCGCCCTGCAAAGCTCGAATGACGTTTTTGCCGATCGCGAGGTCGACGTTCGCGGTAAAGCTGCTGCCCGTCACCGGCACAACGCGCTCCGAATCGTTAACCCTCACTGTGATTCTATTGCTGCGCGTGTTCTGAATCGTTCCGCGAACTGATGCGGCCGAGTCTTGTGTGGAGCCGCTCTGCGGTGAGGTGAGGGTGATGATCACCGGCGGCAACGTTCGATTGACTACTATCTCATTAGACGACTTGTCGCCGAGCAATGCCTGTATTCTGTTTGCACCAACGCGGAGAACTACGTTGGAAGCGAAGACACCGTTACGCACGGCTATCGTTTGACGCGATTCGTTGAGCTTGAGGGTGATTGCCGCCGCATTGGAATTGGCTACTGTCCCCGTCACACTAACGGTCTCCTGCTCAATGGTGGACCCGTCGGGTGGGGATGTAATTGCAATATCCGTCTCCAGCGATACCACAACTTCGGCAGGCAATGCGTCGGGTACCAGCGCCCGTATGATGTTCCGTCCAACCTCGAGCGGCAGCGTGGCGGAAAACCGCTCGCCCATCACCACCACAGGCTGAGTGGTTCCATTCACCTCGAGCGTGACCGCGCGGTCGCCCCTGTTTTCTACGACCCCGTTCACCTCGATTGGATTTTGGGTTGTAGCGGTATTCCTGGATGGCGAGCTTATGGTGACGACTGGCCTTAAGCTTCGGATTATCTTTATCGGGGGCGAGGTATAACCGTCGGCCGAGGCACTGATGATGTTTTCGCCCGGCACCAGGGAGACTTGAACGGCAAACAAGCCGCCGGGAGCCGGCAATGTTTGCGATGATCCGTTCACGTTGAGCGTAACAGTGTCGGCGTCAGTGTCGGCCACCCTTCCCGAAACCAGAATCTGAGCCTCCAGCGTCGTAGTTCCGCTGGGTGGCGAGATGATCTCAACGCGACCGGTGAACTTACCGACGCCAAGCACGTAGAGAGCCGCCAACCCAACCAACGCCCAGACTGCCCCCTTTGCCCGGGCTGGCCGTCGATCGCTTCTTCTCCTCTTTCGTGCGCCGTCTTCGCTGAGACCCGTTACTCGAAATCTAAGCTCCCGCATCGAAGCTCCACCTCTTCCCAATATGGCCCTATCTAGATAGACGGATTACGCAAGAGCTTTTTTGCAAGTTATTCACGAGCCGGAACTGATCCTCACCGGCGTGCAGCTACCTGATGAAGAACCCCATCTGCTGCGGGGTTGTCAGGGTCTGTTGCTGGCGATAAAGCTGCTGGTCCGCTTGAACGCTTTGGATCTTAAGGCCGCGAATCTCGCGCTCGCGGGTTTGTACTCAGGGAGTCATTGTTGATGTTCGGGGTGGGTGCAGCCGGTGAACTCCTTCAAGTACGCGTTGCCTTTGTAGTGCAGCTCCTTGTGTATGCCGATCTCTGAAGTGTAGTAGCCATCCACCGTCGCATACTTGATCGTCCGGAAAAACTTCTCCTCGACCGTTTGTGGCGACCTCTCGTTCTTACTGATCTCTTTGAGCAAGTCGATCTGTTGATCCGCGCCCGCCTCCGTGAAAGGCTTGCCGAATCTGTCGCGGCTCATCTTGTTGATCGCCGACAGTCCTTCGCGCCAGGTTTGTTTGGTGACATCGGTTGACTCGCTGACGATCAGATCGATGTAGCCGCTGACTCCCGCGGCTTTGGCTCCGGGGGAGTGGTCGTCGGCCGGTATTATGCGCTCAGACATTTCGATGACGGTCTTATTCTCTTCTTCTGTAAAGAACTTCAGGGGTTGAGCCTTCGCAGGCGCCGCAGCCTGAGCACTGTGATTCGAGTGATCGTGTGCCGCCGGATCCTGAGCACCCGCGCTGCCACCCAGCACAGGCAAGCTCGCAATCACCGAGACGCCAACGCCAATGGTCTTGAGGGCGTCGCGCCGAGTCACTTGTTCTTTTTCGTCTGCCATCGTGAAGTCTCCAAAATTCGTTGTTCGGTTTATGAGCCGCCGAGCCGGGCGATCAGAGAATTCATCCATTGTCTGCGCAGCGGGTTTTCAGGCGCTGGTACGACCTTGCAAAAAGTTTGGGTGGCGACTTGTTCCAGATCGTCCAGCCATTCACTCTGCGCGAGGAAGTTCCCCGCGCTATCGGAAGTCAGCTTTCGATCAGGGAACTGATACTCCCACTCGACGTGGAACGCGCGTCCCCAGAAATCGTCTTTGCCCTTGATTTCTATTCTGATTCGCTGTTCCACGCTCTTCTTCTCCCTTACGCGGAGCAAAACTATATCAGGCGGGATCTATTGTCAAACAAACCGTTCGCAGGGTGAGTGGTAGTGGGACAGGTTGAGGTTCAGAGTACAAGCTTCAGCTTGCCTCTGACATTCCCGCGACCAAATAGCAAGCTGAAGCTTGTACTCTGAACTCAGCTTGCCTCTGACATTCCCCCGCGGCCAAACAGCAAGCTGAAGCTTGTACTCTGAACTCTGCTTGCCTCTGACACTCCCCCGCGGCCGAACAGCAAGCTGAAGCTTGTACTCTGAACTCAACCTGACCCACTACCGTTCGCGGGCCGTCAATTCAGTGAGATCAGATTAATGTCCGCTTCACTGGAGCGGAGACTGTAATAAAGGCGGCGGTTATCCCGCGAAAGCGAGATAGCCCCAAAGCTACTCGTCCCTCCGGAGTGAAGGAGCCGTGATTGCCGGGTCTCTTTGTCGTGCAGATACAGGGCGTCACTGACGAAGATCAGTCGCCTGCTGTCATTGAGCCAAATCGGGTTTACTCCGCGCTCGGCCAACTCTACATAGCGTTGGTCGGCAAAGGAATAAATCACCACGTGGTTGTCGGGCGGTTCCGGGTCCAACCGCCAACCGGCCACAAACTTTCCGTCAGGGGACCAGGACCAGGGTAAGAAACCGGTGAGTTGCCGCCCCGGCAACGGCTCACTTGCGGAGGGCGGCTTGTCGAGATTGATGATGAATGAACCGACATTGCGCACCTTGTACAACAGCCTTTGCCCGTCAGGGGACCACACAGGGCAGAACACACCTTCGGTCGGCACGTCAGTCAGTTGAGCTAGGCCGGTGCCATCCTCGTTCACCGCCCAGATTTCGTACTTACCGCTGCGGTCAGACTGGACGGCGATCCGGCGGCCGTCCGGCGACCAGTGAAGGGTACGTTCCAGCGCTGAGTCGTTGGTCAGTTGTTTTAGCTCACCATCATTGCGATTGAAGATGAAAAGATCTTCCTGCGCTTCGCCTACGGAAGAAAAGACCACCGACTTTTCATCCGGCGAGACTTCGGCATTGGCATAACGTCTTGAGCCGTGGGTGATCTGTGTCGGCTGGCCGATGACTCTTCCCGCGACGGGATCGAAGCCGACCTCCCAGGCGTGTTCCCGCCGGTTCATCTCAACGTACACGAGACTGCGCCCGTCAGCGGAAAACCTCAGGTGCTGGCTGTGGGCCGACGGCAGTGTGGCCGGTTCGAGCGCGCCACTAACTTTGCCGGATAACTCATCGATCGGGGCGCGCCACAAGTTCATGCTGCCGCCGCGATTGCTAAGAAAGTAAAGATACTTGCTGTCACGCGACCATACGGGGTTCCAGTCGACCGCCTCATCGTCGGTTACTGGGACCGGTTCGCCACCTGAGGATGGAACCGTCCAGATGTCTTTCTGCCCTCCTTTGTGAACACCCCAGTACGCGATCCGGTGTCCGTTCGCCGACCAGTCCGGCTGCACAGCATCACTATCGGTGATCTGGCGCCGCTCACCCGTTTGCACATTAGCGGCAAACAAACGGCTCGGATTGCGGTTGCGCCCTTCGTAATCAAACACTCTATCTTCGGCAAAAACGATTTCCCGGCCGTCTGGCGACCAGGCCGGGTTATGCCCGTCGGGGGTCAACCTCTCCAGATTCTTGCCCTCTATGTCCATCAGGAAGATACCCATGCCTTCTCGCGACGAACGAAAAGCTATTCGCGTCCCGTCCGGCGAAAGAGCTGGCTCAAGGTCGACGTGCAGGTCGCCGCCGGTCAGGTTCACGGCCTTAGGCTCATCGATCCTTTTCAGGTAAATATCCCAGTTACCCGAGGTCCGGCTTGCGTAGACGATGGTCTGCCCGTCC
This portion of the Acidobacteriota bacterium genome encodes:
- a CDS encoding gluconate 2-dehydrogenase subunit 3 family protein, with the protein product MADEKEQVTRRDALKTIGVGVSVIASLPVLGGSAGAQDPAAHDHSNHSAQAAAPAKAQPLKFFTEEENKTVIEMSERIIPADDHSPGAKAAGVSGYIDLIVSESTDVTKQTWREGLSAINKMSRDRFGKPFTEAGADQQIDLLKEISKNERSPQTVEEKFFRTIKYATVDGYYTSEIGIHKELHYKGNAYLKEFTGCTHPEHQQ
- a CDS encoding protein kinase is translated as MLASLDEAGDFIEQAPLAGAISSIVEESGDEAEQRAAASRSLIGRRIGHYEIQSLIGAGGMGEVYLAYDLMLDRRIAVKILPPQFTEDDVQVQRFEREARAASALNHPNIITIHEVGRAEDVHFIATEFVAGLTLRKKIADRNMSLKEAVGIALQIADALTAAHAAGIVHRDIKPENVMIRPDGLVKVLDFGLAKPVEREIAGAYLSTSAVSMRTDPDVLMGTVAYLSPEQVRRESVDQRTDIFSLGVVLYEMIIGVRPFTGDSAAVIFDAILRDDPAITRTDLPQALKCVIGRALEKDRAARYQSADVIRDDLQQVIRDANEPRQSSPSRRRTRAALGLSAVVILSALAATAMLHKTGSSEVPSFLPGPVKRITDIPGEELFPSLSPDGQTIVYASRTSGNWDIYLKRIDEPKAVNLTGGDLHVDLEPALSPDGTRIAFRSSREGMGIFLMDIEGKNLERLTPDGHNPAWSPDGREIVFAEDRVFDYEGRNRNPSRLFAANVQTGERRQITDSDAVQPDWSANGHRIAYWGVHKGGQKDIWTVPSSGGEPVPVTDDEAVDWNPVWSRDSKYLYFLSNRGGSMNLWRAPIDELSGKVSGALEPATLPSAHSQHLRFSADGRSLVYVEMNRREHAWEVGFDPVAGRVIGQPTQITHGSRRYANAEVSPDEKSVVFSSVGEAQEDLFIFNRNDGELKQLTNDSALERTLHWSPDGRRIAVQSDRSGKYEIWAVNEDGTGLAQLTDVPTEGVFCPVWSPDGQRLLYKVRNVGSFIINLDKPPSASEPLPGRQLTGFLPWSWSPDGKFVAGWRLDPEPPDNHVVIYSFADQRYVELAERGVNPIWLNDSRRLIFVSDALYLHDKETRQSRLLHSGGTSSFGAISLSRDNRRLYYSLRSSEADINLISLN